The Colletes latitarsis isolate SP2378_abdomen chromosome 1, iyColLati1, whole genome shotgun sequence genomic interval GATACGTCAAGTTAAAAAACCATCAATTATCCAATTAGAATCGTAAAAGACACAGAATCATAGAGTTCAATTccttaaaacaaaattttattgtatTCATTATTTACCTGTTTCTGTTTGGCACAGATTTCCTTGCATATTTGGGATTTCTCGGTGGCCTGAATGTTTTCGGTCGATGAAAGTGTACCGAAGTCCTTATTTTCCTTACTCTTGATCCATGAACACCTTTCAATATCTACATGATAGAAATACATTGCTTTCCAGTACATCATTAGTTGCAAAacaattatttcttttttatcttATAGAGTCAGTATTATAGTACAAATACAAGTTATCACAGATATTCAACGAGATTCCCTAACTTATTTCATCATGAAAAAACAAATTATGCAAAATAGAAACGTATTTCTTATCCAGTCTTCTACTAATCCAAGTAAAAAAAAACCAATCAATTAACTTTTCTTTTGCGTTTTCTTAAAGTTTgatagaattttttaaacagaTAAATCCAAAATAGTGAATCAATGAACTTTCCTTTCCTTagaaatacagtagtgcccacataagtgaccaagctcgggaccggccgtggtcacttatgtgggcatggttacttctcagaattcaacagaggtaaggaaagaggataagtgcgagtgagatacaatagctgacacccgaaaccatatatacattgtatcgataacgaccggcgTCAAGTTACACTAGACACGCTCGATGTTCAAAGCCGCTTGGTTTCTAAGAATTGATGGAAATAACTGccgtcacttatgtgggcaaaaATCCGATCACTTATGTGGACACTACTGTATGTAGGTATATGGTCTCTTTCCTTATCTCAGATGAATTCTGAGAAGTAACCATGCCTACTTAAGTGTCGCGGAcatttaagtgggcactactgtacatCTGGTACAGTAAAAAAATTTGCAAAGTTTCTTTTTTGACTGGATTGGTAGAAGATACTATCTTAATTTAACACTTAACGTATATTTACCTTTTTCTGTGCTTTGAGTGCTTTTTGCAGAGGTGTAGATGGTTTTCCACCTTTGGGTGTTTTCTTTGTAGTTTGGACATTCTTTTTAGGTTTGCTGATCAAACGCTTTACAGCAACTTTGGGCACGGGTTTTGCTGCTGGCTTTACTGCAGGTTTTGCTGCAGGTTTTGCTGCACTAGTTGCCTTGACAGTCGCAGGTTTCTTAGAAGCAGCTGGCTTTGCAGTTGCTTTTGTCACTTTGGACGTTGAAGAAGCTACAGCTGGTTTCTTCTCACTTTTCTTTTCAGTTTTCTTTGCAGCTGGCTTGCTGGCTGAAGAGAAATAAGAAGGAGCAAATAATGAAATTGTATAATTATTAGCTAGATAAAATATATtggttataaataaatatcgatatttcaaatcataaaaATGATGAAAAGCTTTGAAACTTCGAATTTcgacatatttttaattaagtTTCGAGGTGCTGAACGTAACTTTTAACTGAAATCTGTACATTAATACAATCCAAGGATAGAATCTTAATCTACATGTAACGTATACTTTTTAGGTTATATCAAACTTGaaatcatatttttgttaaacgCTTTGTTTGTTCCGTAAATTATTGAAATTTctataacaattattttttaacattaacgAAACAAAACAAATATGTTTTAACACTTCTTTCTTGTTTTTCCTTCAACAAATAAACATTCGACCACATGGCTCATATTTAAATCAAAAACACAGTGGTTAAACAAAGTTCCACGAATATGTTTCTATCTATTGTTTGCCACAAATTCACAAAGTACTTTTCACAGACTTTTATGAAAAATTTAAGTTGTACTAACAGTTAAAAAACGCACCTGCTTTATCCGTGGGTTTTAGTTTTGGAGCCATTTTGCTAAAAGGAACGAGAAATTCGTACCGGAAATAAAGACGAAGAAAATCACTACGATGATCATTGATgtataaaataatgaaattgtaatttcaatccttgaaattttaattatttgaaaaatattttttcatgaaATAATTCTATAATATAATAGTACATGTTTATAAGttcaaattttacaaattgtaatataattgcaattatattaaatacacccgcgaacaaattttatttggcaattttattcgatattaaCAGTGAAACAATTCGAAAAAGTGTATTAAAAATGTGATAATAATTCAATATCATAGAAACTGtggatttaaattttattacatttataaaacatttttttgGTTTCAAATTGGAGAAAAGATGGTGAATGCACACCTGCCACAGCAACCAATGTTTTCAATTCAGAACAAATTGTGTTACAGTCGAGCATGAACTGTAACGAGTGTTAATATTGCCCTAAACGCATAGTCTACTACCATAATTGATTATAAAAATTTAGAGGAATTTAGtcgacaattgtctaaaattctATG includes:
- the Rpl23a gene encoding ribosomal protein L23A yields the protein MAPKLKPTDKAASKPAAKKTEKKSEKKPAVASSTSKVTKATAKPAASKKPATVKATSAAKPAAKPAVKPAAKPVPKVAVKRLISKPKKNVQTTKKTPKGGKPSTPLQKALKAQKKILKGVHGSRVRKIRTSVHFHRPKTFRPPRNPKYARKSVPNRNRMDAFNIIKFPLTTEAAMKKIEDNNTLVFIVHTRANKYHIKASIKKLYDVDVAKVNTLIRPDGKKKAYVRLTRDYDALDVANKIGII